From a single Sulfitobacter faviae genomic region:
- a CDS encoding ABC transporter ATP-binding protein: MTEPLLSVRNLRLDIPTGGGTLHAVRGIDFDLNRGETLCIVGESGSGKSLTSLALMGLLGKSIKRRADRMTFDGTELTTASQGQMRKLRGARMSMIFQEPMTSLNPAYTIGDQLAEALLLHRKVSRQQARDRAIELLEKVGITAAESRLSQYPHQLSGGLRQRVMIAMALMCEPELIIADEPTTALDVTIQAQILRLLHDLGREMNMAVILITHDLGVVARVADKVAVMYAGELVETGPVGDIFNAPSHPYTRGLLRCIPLPGKTDRGAKLGTIPGIVPSLVGEVEGCVFRTRCPHAVAECRGDIPKREDGNHAFRCIFPDGKRQSEKELTV; encoded by the coding sequence ATGACAGAACCACTTCTGAGCGTCCGCAACCTGCGGCTCGACATTCCCACGGGCGGCGGCACCCTGCATGCGGTGCGCGGGATCGACTTCGACCTTAACCGTGGCGAAACCCTGTGCATCGTCGGCGAAAGCGGCTCGGGCAAATCGCTCACCTCGCTGGCGCTGATGGGGCTCTTGGGCAAATCCATCAAACGCCGCGCAGATCGGATGACCTTTGACGGGACCGAGTTGACCACCGCCAGCCAAGGCCAGATGCGCAAGCTGCGCGGGGCGCGGATGTCGATGATCTTCCAAGAGCCGATGACCTCGCTCAACCCCGCCTACACCATCGGCGACCAATTGGCCGAGGCGCTGCTCTTGCACCGCAAGGTCAGCCGCCAGCAGGCGCGGGACCGGGCCATCGAGCTTTTGGAAAAGGTCGGCATCACCGCCGCCGAGAGCCGTTTGTCGCAGTACCCGCACCAGCTCTCGGGCGGGTTGCGCCAGCGCGTGATGATCGCCATGGCGCTTATGTGCGAGCCGGAACTGATCATCGCGGACGAGCCGACCACCGCGCTCGACGTGACCATTCAGGCGCAGATCCTGCGACTGCTCCACGATCTGGGGCGCGAGATGAACATGGCCGTGATCCTGATCACCCATGACCTCGGCGTCGTGGCGCGGGTGGCCGATAAGGTCGCGGTGATGTATGCGGGCGAACTGGTCGAGACCGGCCCGGTCGGAGACATCTTCAACGCGCCCTCGCACCCCTACACCCGCGGACTGCTGCGCTGCATCCCGCTGCCCGGCAAGACCGACCGCGGCGCGAAACTGGGCACGATCCCGGGCATCGTGCCCTCGCTCGTGGGCGAGGTTGAGGGCTGCGTCTTCCGTACCCGCTGCCCCCATGCCGTCGCCGAATGCCGTGGCGACATTCCCAAACGCGAGGACGGCAACCACGCCTTCCGCTGCATTTTCCCCGATGGCAAACGCCAGTCCGAGAAGGAGCTGACCGTATGA
- a CDS encoding ABC transporter permease — MATASTHDSLLDEITGPTPGQMLRKRIFGHQGLLIGAVVLIILTIIAILAPWIAPHDPYAQSLMTRMEPPVFMRGTWEHPLGTDHLGRDYLSRLIYGARISLLIGAVAALISGLIGTAMGVAAGYFGGKVDAVVTFLINVRLAMPVVLVALAVVAILGGSLQVVIMVLGLLLWDRFAVVMRASTMQVRRREYVAAAQVIGASTPRILLSEIMPNIANNLIVVVTLEMAHAILLEAALSFLGLGVQPPTPSWGLMVSEGKNMMLFEPWLVLIPGAVLFVLVLAINLMGDGLRDVTAPENRS, encoded by the coding sequence ATGGCCACGGCAAGCACACATGACAGCCTTTTGGACGAAATCACCGGCCCGACCCCCGGCCAGATGCTGCGCAAGCGCATCTTTGGGCACCAAGGTCTGCTGATCGGGGCGGTCGTTCTGATCATCCTCACGATCATCGCGATCCTCGCGCCCTGGATTGCACCGCATGATCCCTATGCCCAAAGTCTGATGACCCGGATGGAGCCTCCCGTGTTCATGCGCGGCACATGGGAGCATCCCTTGGGCACCGACCATCTGGGCCGCGATTACCTGTCGCGCCTCATCTACGGTGCACGGATTTCGCTGCTGATCGGGGCCGTGGCGGCGCTCATCTCGGGCCTGATCGGCACCGCCATGGGCGTGGCTGCGGGCTATTTCGGCGGCAAGGTCGACGCGGTCGTCACCTTCCTCATCAACGTGCGTCTGGCGATGCCGGTGGTACTGGTGGCACTGGCCGTGGTGGCGATCCTTGGCGGATCGCTGCAAGTGGTGATCATGGTGCTGGGCCTGCTCCTGTGGGACCGTTTCGCGGTGGTCATGCGCGCCTCGACCATGCAGGTGCGGCGGCGCGAATATGTTGCCGCGGCACAGGTCATCGGCGCCTCCACCCCGCGCATCCTCTTGTCCGAGATCATGCCCAACATCGCCAACAACCTGATCGTCGTCGTGACGCTGGAGATGGCCCATGCGATCCTTCTGGAAGCCGCACTGTCCTTCCTCGGCCTTGGGGTGCAACCGCCGACGCCGAGCTGGGGGCTCATGGTCTCCGAAGGTAAGAACATGATGCTGTTCGAGCCGTGGCTCGTGCTGATCCCGGGCGCCGTGCTTTTCGTGCTGGTGCTGGCGATCAACCTGATGGGTGACGGTCTGCGCGACGTCACCGCCCCCGAAAACCGGAGCTGA
- a CDS encoding ABC transporter permease, producing MLQFILKRLGLALLVAFTVSFISFSLLFLSGDPAAALAGETASGEDIEALRRLYGFDRPMLVQYGEWLFSALQGDFGESYYFRLPVASLIADRLSVTMTLGVCGITFALLTAVPLGVVAAIRPNSIIDRVALFISVAGQAMPSFWFGLILIVVFAIQLGWLPPSGTDTWRHFILPTVVLGYYAMPAIMRLTRAGMLDVLNSDYIRTARAKGANERRVLFRHALRNAIIPVVSLAAVQMGFMLGGSIVVESIFALHGAGYLAWESIARNDLPTVQALILIFSMFYIVFTFLADVLNAWLDPRMRSS from the coding sequence GTGCTTCAATTCATTCTCAAACGATTGGGACTGGCCCTTCTCGTGGCCTTCACCGTGTCGTTTATCAGCTTTAGCCTGCTGTTCCTGTCGGGCGACCCCGCCGCCGCGCTGGCCGGTGAAACCGCCAGTGGCGAAGATATCGAGGCCCTGCGCCGTCTCTATGGTTTTGACCGGCCCATGCTGGTGCAGTATGGCGAATGGCTGTTCTCGGCCCTTCAGGGCGATTTCGGCGAAAGCTACTATTTCCGCCTGCCCGTCGCCTCGCTCATCGCCGACCGATTGAGCGTGACCATGACGCTCGGCGTCTGCGGGATCACCTTCGCGTTGCTGACCGCCGTGCCCTTGGGCGTGGTCGCCGCGATCCGCCCCAATTCGATCATCGACCGTGTGGCGCTCTTCATCTCGGTTGCCGGTCAGGCGATGCCGAGCTTCTGGTTCGGCCTCATCCTGATCGTGGTCTTCGCCATCCAACTGGGCTGGCTGCCGCCTTCGGGCACCGACACATGGCGGCATTTCATCCTGCCGACCGTGGTGTTGGGCTATTACGCCATGCCCGCCATCATGCGTCTCACGCGCGCGGGCATGCTGGACGTGTTGAACTCCGACTACATCCGCACCGCGCGGGCCAAGGGCGCGAACGAGCGCCGGGTGCTGTTCCGCCATGCGCTGCGCAACGCGATCATCCCGGTGGTCAGCCTCGCCGCCGTGCAGATGGGCTTCATGCTGGGTGGCTCCATCGTGGTCGAGTCGATCTTCGCGCTGCATGGCGCGGGCTATCTGGCGTGGGAGAGCATCGCGCGTAACGACCTGCCCACGGTGCAGGCGCTGATCCTGATCTTCTCGATGTTCTACATTGTTTTCACCTTCCTCGCAGACGTGCTGAACGCATGGCTCGACCCCCGCATGAGGAGCAGCTGA